A single Sorex araneus isolate mSorAra2 chromosome 8, mSorAra2.pri, whole genome shotgun sequence DNA region contains:
- the LOC101536928 gene encoding paraneoplastic antigen-like protein 8A isoform X1: MKTRDRPASMLMHLLEDWCRGMEVDMRRALLVTGIPEDCGQAEIEDTLHSVLAPLGSFAVLNRIFVRQQNAKAALVEVGEGVSLSAVPREVPGRGGTWRVLCRDPAQDAEFLRNLNKFLDAEGRTWEDVGRLLQLHQPAPSQYQPPENWAEALGVLLGAVVQIVFYVDAEMRACGEERARAAATVAAAAAAAAAAQAGRKGKKERGSAETAAAAAVAVAQESPAVKKEQPDPRDGAPEEGELPRVEGHKASAKTRSRKKKQKKTPKEEGTAPTPSGKVEAGGKGEAPKEKGPSEPCVKQEVVEEPPSQASSCHPGAAQAAAGNPGVASESEQNGGLDGPPKKKAMGWAEDQSPVSTGKAGCVSAISRPLANLGDPKKKPAAPKSEPKSKREAAGQKDPPPSTTHSSKAKPDSIRACSASRKR; this comes from the exons ATGAAGACGAGAGACAG GCCCGCAAGCATGTTGATGCACCTGCTGGAGGACTGGTGCCGCGGGATGGAGGTGGACATGCGGCGCGCGCTGCTTGTCACCGGCATCCCCGAGGACTGCGGGCAGGCGGAGATCGAGGACACGCTGCACAGCGTGCTCGCGCCGCTCGGGTCCTTCGCGGTGCTCAACCGGATCTTCGTGCGGCAGCAGAACGCCAAGGCGGCGCTGGTGGAGGTGGGCGAGGGCGTGAGCCTGAGCGCGGTGCCCCGAGAGGTGCCGGGCCGGGGGGGCACGTGGCGGGTGCTGTGCCGCGACCCCGCCCAGGATGCTGAGTTCCTCCGGAACCTCAACAAGTTTCTGGACGCCGAGGGCCGCACGTGGGAGGACGTGGGGCGCCTCCTGCAGCTGCACCAGCCGGCGCCCTCCCAGTATCAGCCCCCCGAGAACTGGGCTGAAGCGCTGGGGGTGCTGCTGGGCGCCGTGGTGCAGATCGTCTTCTACGTGGATGCAGAGATGCGCGCGTGCGGGGAGGAGCGGGCGCGGGCTGCAGCCACagtggcggcggcagcagcggcagccGCAGCAGCACAGGCGGGGAGGAAGGGCAAGAAAGAGCGGGGCAGTGCAGAGACTGCGGCCGCAGCAGCGGTGGCGGTGGCTCAGGAGAGCCCCGCCGTCAAGAAGGAACAGCCCGACCCCAGGGACGGCGCCCCGGAGGAGGGGGAGCTTCCCAGAGTCGAGGGGCACAAGGCCAGCGCCAAGACACGCTCccggaagaagaagcagaagaagaccCCCAAGGAGGAAGGCACAGCCCCCACACCCAGCGGCAAGGTGGAGGCTGGGGGAAAGGGCGAGGCCCCCAAAGAGAAGGGCCCCTCGGAGCCCTGCGTGAagcaggaggtggtggaggagccCCCATCCCAGGCTTCCAGCTGCCATCCTGGTGCAGCCCAGGCAGCAGCTGGGAACCCTGGGGTGGCCTCAGAGTCTGAGCAGAACGGTGGGCTGGACGGGCCTCCCAAAAAGAAGGCCATGGGCTGGGCCGAGGATCAGAGCCCGGTGTCCACAGGAAAGGCGGGGTGCGTGAGTGCCATCTCCCGCCCCCTCGCCAACTTGGGAGACCCTAAGAAGAAGCCAGCAGCACCCAAGTCAGAGCCAAAGTCCAAGAGAGAGGCAGCAGGCCAGAAGGACCCCCCGCCCTCCACAACACACAGCTCCAAGGCAAAGCCGGATAGCATCCGTGCCTGCAGTG CATCCCGCAAGAGGTGA
- the LOC101536928 gene encoding paraneoplastic antigen-like protein 8A isoform X2 produces MLMHLLEDWCRGMEVDMRRALLVTGIPEDCGQAEIEDTLHSVLAPLGSFAVLNRIFVRQQNAKAALVEVGEGVSLSAVPREVPGRGGTWRVLCRDPAQDAEFLRNLNKFLDAEGRTWEDVGRLLQLHQPAPSQYQPPENWAEALGVLLGAVVQIVFYVDAEMRACGEERARAAATVAAAAAAAAAAQAGRKGKKERGSAETAAAAAVAVAQESPAVKKEQPDPRDGAPEEGELPRVEGHKASAKTRSRKKKQKKTPKEEGTAPTPSGKVEAGGKGEAPKEKGPSEPCVKQEVVEEPPSQASSCHPGAAQAAAGNPGVASESEQNGGLDGPPKKKAMGWAEDQSPVSTGKAGCVSAISRPLANLGDPKKKPAAPKSEPKSKREAAGQKDPPPSTTHSSKAKPDSIRACSASRKR; encoded by the exons ATGTTGATGCACCTGCTGGAGGACTGGTGCCGCGGGATGGAGGTGGACATGCGGCGCGCGCTGCTTGTCACCGGCATCCCCGAGGACTGCGGGCAGGCGGAGATCGAGGACACGCTGCACAGCGTGCTCGCGCCGCTCGGGTCCTTCGCGGTGCTCAACCGGATCTTCGTGCGGCAGCAGAACGCCAAGGCGGCGCTGGTGGAGGTGGGCGAGGGCGTGAGCCTGAGCGCGGTGCCCCGAGAGGTGCCGGGCCGGGGGGGCACGTGGCGGGTGCTGTGCCGCGACCCCGCCCAGGATGCTGAGTTCCTCCGGAACCTCAACAAGTTTCTGGACGCCGAGGGCCGCACGTGGGAGGACGTGGGGCGCCTCCTGCAGCTGCACCAGCCGGCGCCCTCCCAGTATCAGCCCCCCGAGAACTGGGCTGAAGCGCTGGGGGTGCTGCTGGGCGCCGTGGTGCAGATCGTCTTCTACGTGGATGCAGAGATGCGCGCGTGCGGGGAGGAGCGGGCGCGGGCTGCAGCCACagtggcggcggcagcagcggcagccGCAGCAGCACAGGCGGGGAGGAAGGGCAAGAAAGAGCGGGGCAGTGCAGAGACTGCGGCCGCAGCAGCGGTGGCGGTGGCTCAGGAGAGCCCCGCCGTCAAGAAGGAACAGCCCGACCCCAGGGACGGCGCCCCGGAGGAGGGGGAGCTTCCCAGAGTCGAGGGGCACAAGGCCAGCGCCAAGACACGCTCccggaagaagaagcagaagaagaccCCCAAGGAGGAAGGCACAGCCCCCACACCCAGCGGCAAGGTGGAGGCTGGGGGAAAGGGCGAGGCCCCCAAAGAGAAGGGCCCCTCGGAGCCCTGCGTGAagcaggaggtggtggaggagccCCCATCCCAGGCTTCCAGCTGCCATCCTGGTGCAGCCCAGGCAGCAGCTGGGAACCCTGGGGTGGCCTCAGAGTCTGAGCAGAACGGTGGGCTGGACGGGCCTCCCAAAAAGAAGGCCATGGGCTGGGCCGAGGATCAGAGCCCGGTGTCCACAGGAAAGGCGGGGTGCGTGAGTGCCATCTCCCGCCCCCTCGCCAACTTGGGAGACCCTAAGAAGAAGCCAGCAGCACCCAAGTCAGAGCCAAAGTCCAAGAGAGAGGCAGCAGGCCAGAAGGACCCCCCGCCCTCCACAACACACAGCTCCAAGGCAAAGCCGGATAGCATCCGTGCCTGCAGTG CATCCCGCAAGAGGTGA